One genomic window of Haemorhous mexicanus isolate bHaeMex1 chromosome 17, bHaeMex1.pri, whole genome shotgun sequence includes the following:
- the USP42 gene encoding ubiquitin carboxyl-terminal hydrolase 42, translating to MTIVNKPKSSKSKKSSSRRSDKSMKPRTKKMTSRTASLGRVPPTEDPNKVSVDKGPGGHIYCRSSQKSKPFAQRDLVVNDGIAPPQRILFPPEKICMDWQQTQSVGVGLQNLGNTCFLNSTLQCLTYTPPLANYMLSLEHTKSCHVEGFCMMCTMESHINQVLCCSNNAIKPTSVINGLKRIGKHFHFGSQEDAHEFLCFTVDALQKACLNGSTKLDRSSQATTLIYQIFGGYLRSRVKCLNCKAVSDTYEPFLDVTLDIKAVTSVTRALEQFVKPEQLDGENSYKCSKCKKMVPASKRYTIHRSSNVLTISLKRFANFTGGKINKDVKYPEYLDLRAYMSQSIGEPLIYALYAVLVHSGFNCNAGHYLCFIKAGNGLWYRMNDASVELSDIKTVLNQQAYVLFYIRRYDLTLGERAFYLPAPSYPRSFLGQRGASSKQPAFMGPRLPPHMIKSSNRLNGNGPLKEDPSTVGVAVKRPSSAPPTACVQNWAISRPSMTDPSKTQKITISIHNKLPTRQAVPQAECPSSAVEEEDLKPLPSATITNSSAAEPTSNLSTVSVATNVSKQEVPDEIFVEPAVNGNPKLCSDSMVPYGAEPSGKAEESKGLFKRHCNVISSNGILIGKVVRTLHNSHSACQNAEERSQHELPKIDSLNGAISLDNEYKENGLKLDDSTCQVQPVKPSEIFFSKANGVLEAMPKALSPDPQGILESLTYSQLSSLSEEKSVSGPQKSSDNDGVTDTVVMEALFAYEESRKVPSNFSCEVEKLFTQSDSETIFTKEVAESIITKADNPHLNINGQHKVRKKSLDTEGEFLGQCESEDIRDKDKLRRSKEPELISKENPLYIKGSPESKEKLGQISSIKPDIECSSKKLASLDITDKCQDTKDISNNYVEVPPVNDSSITKLDKVLESQFSRADEGLSNKICEDDDKHMKKNKKKIHDSKRTDKEHYRRKRENSDTEEKERQTRNKPDDHSHRRRSSHSMETNKQSRHKQEYCSESKYRSSHNERNSPSNGRSSGKYSRYRSRSRERTDADRNRYYYSKGDRPWIRERYYQDEPRRWEKCRYYNDYYSSHGTRDGRERRSSHCDKDYDKLSQAYSRSHKDYHCKSRWAHSTLSREEDVHHFSSHRANFHHCSVPQQHSEKYSRERHALPPVSAHSSFEDSSRENEKERLRNSKRKYSHQEESGSDIEKKCRKTDDQRIKKYKKVKKKKKSKDKHREKDYKLYDLDCSVLHFDNDNRKHKKKKKKKKHDRKLKDLLEYLDPHFQKKTWEKKEESRPPDDHLCEQYRNQGSKQPYKEEKPSGAGDSKKYSSMASTEYVREVELTDESLQYSD from the exons ATGACCATAGTTAACAAGCCAAAATCTTCAAAGTCTAAAAAATCTTCCTCAAGACGGTCTGACAAATCTATGAAACCCCGTACTAAAAAAATGACGTCTCGCACTGCAAGTTTGGGCCGGGTACCTCCTACAGAAGATCCAAACAAAGTCTCTGTGGACAAAGGTCCTGGGGGGCATATTTATTGTAGATCATCTCAAAAATCAAAGCCTTTTGCCCAAAGAGATCTAG TTGTTAATGATGGGATTGCTCCGCCACAAAGAATTCTTTTTCCACCTGAGAAAATCTGTATGGACTGGCAACAAACTCAAAGTGTTGGAGTTGGACTGCAGAACCTCGGCAACACTTGTTTCCTTAATTCTACTCTCCAGTGTTTGACCTACACGCCTCCTCTTGCCAATTACATGCTTTCACTTGAGCACACCAAGTCAT GTCATGTAGAAGGATTCTGTATGATGTGCACAATGGAAAGTCACATCAACCAGGTCCTGTGTTGCTCTAATAATGCTATCAAACCTACATCTGTTATCAATGGCCTTAAAA GAATaggaaaacatttccattttggCAGTCAAGAGGATGCACATGAATTCTTATGCTTCACTGTTGATGCTTTACAGAAAGCTTGCTTGAATGGAAGCACCAA ATTAGACAGATCTTCTCAAGCCACCACACTTATTTATCAAATATTTGGAGGATATCTAAGATCTCGAg TAAAGTGCTTGAACTGCAAAGCAGTGTCGGACACGTACGAGCCATTTCTCGACGTTACTTTGGATATAAAG GCAGTTACATCTGTCACCAGAGCTCTAGAACAATTTGTGAAACCGGAACAGCTGGATGGTGAAAATAGCTATAAGTGTAGCAA GTGTAAAAAGATGGTTCCAGCATCAAAGAGATACACGATACATCGCTCTTCCAATGTTCTCACAATATCACTGAAAAGATTTGCAAATTTTACAGGTGGAAAGATCAACAAG GATGTAAAATACCCTGAATATTTGGATCTTCGAGCATATATGTCCCAATCCATTGGAGAACCCCTCATCTATGCTTTGTATGCAGTTCTTGTACATAGTGGCTTCAACTGTAATGCTGGACACTATCTCTGCTTCATAAAG GCTGGTAATGGACTTTGGTACCGAATGAATGATGCCTCAGTGGAGCTTTCTGATATCAAAACAGTTCTCAATCAGCAAGCTTACGTACTTTTTTATATCAG gcgCTACGACCTGACGCTGGGGGAGCGAGCGTTCTACCTGCCCGCGCCCTCCTACCCCCGCTCCTTCCTGGGCCAGCGCGGGGCCAGCAGCAAGCAGCCTGCGTTCATGGGACCACGGCTTCCTCCTCACATGATTAAG AGTTCAAATCGTTTAAATGGAAATGGACCCTTAAAAGAGGATCCCAGTACTGTTGGTGTTGCTGTAAAAAGGCCGTCTTCAGCTCCACCAACAGCTTGTGTTCAAAACTGGGCCATTTCCAGGCCCTCAATGACAGacccttccaaaacccagaagATCACCATCAGTATTCACAACAAGCTGCCCACCCGGCAGGCGGTGCCGCAGGCGGAGTGTCCGAGCAGCgctgtggaggaggaggatcTGAAGCCCCTTCCTTCAGCCACAATTACAAACTCTTCTGCAGCAGAGCCTACCTCAAACCTCTCCACAGTGTCAGTTGCTACTAATGTCTCCAAGCAGGAGGTTCCTGATGAAATCTTTGTTGAGCCAGCAGTGAATGGAAACCCCAAGCTGTGTTCTGATAGCATGGTCCCCTACGGGGCAGAGCCTTCAGGAAAAGCCGAGGAGTCGAAGGGCTTGTTCAAAAGGCATTGCAACGTCATATCTTCCAATGGGATTCTGATTGGGAAGGTGGTCCGTACATTGCATAATTCCCATTCAGCCTGTCAGAATGCTGAAGAGAGATCCCAGCATGAGCTGCCAAAAATTGATTCCCTAAATGGTGCTATTAGTTTAGATAATGAATATAAAGAAAATGGACTGAAACTTGATGATTCCACTTGCCAAGTCCAACCCGTTAAACCTTCTGAGATTTTCTTCTCTAAAGCGAATGGAGTGCTTGAAGCG ATGCCTAAAGCTTTGTCACCAGATCCTCAAGGTATCTTAGAATCTCTTACGTACAGCCAGTTGAGCAGCTTGTCAGAGGAAAAGAG tGTCTCTGGACCTCAGAAGTCTTCTGACAATGATGGAGTTACGGATACTGTAGTGATGGAAGCACTGTTTGCCTATGAAGAATCCAGGAAGGTTCCTTCCAATTTTAGCTGTGAGGTTGAGAAACTTTTTACTCAATCAGATTCTGAAACCATTTTTACCAAAGAAGTTGCTGAAAGTATTATAACAAAAGCTGATAATCCACATCTCAATATCAATGGTCAGCACAAGGTTAGGAAAAAATCCTTGGATACTGAAGGTGAATTCCTTGGGCAGTGTGAGTCTGAAGACATCAGAGATAAAGACAAACTAAGAAGATCAAAAGAACCTGAActcatttcaaaagaaaatcctCTGTACATCAAAGGATCTCCTGAGAGCAAAGAGAAATTAGGGCAAATTTCCTCTATAAAGCCTGACATTGAATGTAGTTCTAAAAAACTTGCTTCTCTAGATATTACAGATAAATGCCAAGATACAAAGGACATTTCTAATAACTATGTAGAGGTACCACCCGTTAATGACTCTTCTATTACAAAGCTGGATAAAGTATTGGAAAGTCAATTTTCTAGAGCAGATGAGGGACTGAGTAATAAAATATGTGAAGATGATGAtaaacatatgaaaaaaaataagaaaaaaatccatgactCTAAAAGAACTGACAAAGAGCACTAccggaggaagagagagaactCGGACACCGAGGAGAAGGAGAGGCAAACCAGAAACAAACCAGACGATCATTCCCACAGGAGGAGGAGCTCTCACAGCAtggaaacaaacaagcaaagcCGTCACAAGCAGGAGTACTGCAGTGAGAGCAAGTACAGATCCTCCCACAACGAAAGAAACAGTCCCAGTAatggcaggagctcaggaaaaTACTCTCGTTACAGATCCCGAAGCAGAGAAAGGACAGATGCAGACAGGAATAGGTATTATTATTCCAAAGGAGACAGACCTTGGATTAGAGAAAGATACTATCAGGATGAACCACGGAGATGGGAAAAATGCAGGTACTACAATGATTATTATTCCTCCCATGGAACCAGGGATGGTAGGGAGAGGAGGTCCTCTCATTGCGATAAAGACTATGACAAATTGAGCCAAGCCTACAGCAGGTCACACAAGGATTATCATTGCAAAAGCAGATGGGCTCACAGCACACTCTCCCGAGAGGAGGATGTGCATCActtcagcagccacagagcaaaCTTCCACCACTGTTCAGTACCTCAGCAGCACTCGGAAAAATACTCCCGTGAAAGGCACGCGCTGCCACCAGTGTCAGCTCACTCCAGTTTTGAGGACTCTTCCCGGGAAAACGAAAAAGAGAGACTAAGaaatagcaaaagaaaatactcCCACCAAGAAGAAAGTGGAAGTGACATAGAAAAGAAATGCCGGAAGACAGATGACCAAAGAATCAAAAAGTATAAGAAggtcaagaagaaaaagaagtccaAAGATAAACATCGAGAGAAGGATTACAA ACTTTATGATTTGGATTGCTCTGTGCTCCACTTTGACAATGACAATCGCAAacataagaaaaagaagaaaaagaagaagcacGACAGGAAACTGAAAGACTTATTGGAATATTTAGATCCTcatttccagaagaaaacatgggagaagaaggaagaatcCCGTCCTCCAGATGACCATTTATGTGAGCAATACAGAAACCAGGGCAGTAAACAACCCTACAAGGAAGAGAAGCCTTCTGGTGCAGGTGACAGCAAGAAATACAGCTCCATGGCATCCACTGAGTATGTCAGAG aGGTGGAGCTGACTGATGAAAGCCTTCAATACTCAGACTGA